Proteins co-encoded in one Brassica oleracea var. oleracea cultivar TO1000 chromosome C4, BOL, whole genome shotgun sequence genomic window:
- the LOC106340552 gene encoding uncharacterized protein LOC106340552 isoform X1, protein MNSFFPNWRTSSPIRRAKGGWTSSDETLTQAVCKFNGKSWKKIATEADVSRTSNSRIPPEQLEQNRKDGESDDPTLRSLLESSGDCRSEMVVQVKKQTNVS, encoded by the exons ATGAACTCGTTTTTCCCAAACTG GAGGACGAGTAGCCCTATAAGGCGAGCCAAAGGCGGCTGGACCTCTTCC GATGAGACATTGACACAAGCAGTTTGTAAGTTTAATGGCAAGAGCTGGAAGAAAATAG CTACTGAAGCTGATGTATCAAGGACCAGTAACAGCAGGATACCACCAGAGCAATTGGAGCAAAATCGGAAGGACGGTGAATCCGATGATCCAACGTTACGCTCCCTTCTTGAATCCTCCGGTGACTGCCGTTCAGAGATGGTGGTTCAGGTGAAAAAACAAACAAATGTCAGCTAA
- the LOC106340552 gene encoding uncharacterized protein LOC106340552 isoform X2 translates to MLPRTSSPIRRAKGGWTSSDETLTQAVCKFNGKSWKKIATEADVSRTSNSRIPPEQLEQNRKDGESDDPTLRSLLESSGDCRSEMVVQVKKQTNVS, encoded by the exons ATGCTCCC GAGGACGAGTAGCCCTATAAGGCGAGCCAAAGGCGGCTGGACCTCTTCC GATGAGACATTGACACAAGCAGTTTGTAAGTTTAATGGCAAGAGCTGGAAGAAAATAG CTACTGAAGCTGATGTATCAAGGACCAGTAACAGCAGGATACCACCAGAGCAATTGGAGCAAAATCGGAAGGACGGTGAATCCGATGATCCAACGTTACGCTCCCTTCTTGAATCCTCCGGTGACTGCCGTTCAGAGATGGTGGTTCAGGTGAAAAAACAAACAAATGTCAGCTAA